A window of the Juglans microcarpa x Juglans regia isolate MS1-56 chromosome 5D, Jm3101_v1.0, whole genome shotgun sequence genome harbors these coding sequences:
- the LOC121265777 gene encoding uncharacterized protein LOC121265777 codes for MEVRRRDEVPSVVEVRLTDAGLRRAVQWELWFRKEARRNSEKNDLTLDSLFASNSDLEEEEVMAGNQTLKELAAPDLNQQPLRITFPTLDATTTFELKSRLIHLLPTFHGLAGYPHHQISEQLLIQYFYEGLHSTDRSMIDVAGGGALVDKTPEAVRNLIVNMVANSQQFGTRLDLPSKHVNEVNISSFEQQIASLTSLIRQMAVGNMQTAKVCGIYSVVGHPTDMCPTLQEKPIEQVNAAGGFPRQLQRKYDPYSNTYNPGWRDYPNLSYGNPQLNQPATQNRPSYQQYKQPYPARQQPGQTSNSGMSLEDIVKSLATNNLQFQQERRASIQSLDNQMGQMATAISQLEAQGSGKLPSQTIVNPRENASAIILRSGKEVEIPVKEAPASSKQEKEKNVVADGNVPNDDDIPKCKFPPLSNYKPVPPFPQALVESKKDEQNKELYKTFRRCERRQKLKGCEKVRVGENVYAVIQRKLPAKCKDPVEDVLVQINDLIFAADFYVFDMENSDHTAPILLGIPFLKTSKTKIDVHSGTLTMEFDGEIIKFNIYDAMKYLGDDNSVYSIDVINSLAQEVFELDGKDGLEVAISKHLEKENDELALSTDLQEIVVVVNDFPKLQQSGNIPYIALPISNERPLPSVLQAPIPDLKPLPSYLKYVFLGDGGTLPVIISSKLSAPQEEKLMQILKEHKTAIGWTIADIKGISPSTCMHCYFQIPIAPEDQEKMTFACPFGTFAYRRMPFGLCNAPATFQRCMVSIFSDYIEHIIEVFMDDFTVYGDSFDNCFYRRFIKDFSKIALPLCKLLQKDVTFELDEACKNAFDKLKKLLTSTLVIQPHDWNIPFEIMCDANDYAVDAVLGQRIGKASHAIYYASRTLNDAQRNYSTTEKELLAVVFALEKF; via the exons ATGGAGGTTCGCCGAAGGGATGAGGTGCCGtcggtggtggaggtgaggcTCACCGATGCGGGGCTGCGCCGGGCTGTGCAATGGGAGCTTTG GTTCAGAAAGGAAGCTCggagaaattctgaaaagaaTGATCTGACTCTTGATTCCCTATTTGCTAGCAATTCTGATTTAGAAGAGGAGGAAGTCATGGCTGGAAATCAAACTTTGAAAGAGCTTGCCGCCCCTGATTTGAATCAACAACCTTTACGCATAACGTTCCCAACTTTAGATGCTACTActacttttgaattaaaatctAGACTAATACATCTCTTGCCCACTTTTCATGGCCTTGCAG GCTACCCCCATCATCAAATTAGTGAGCAACTACTTATCCAGTATTTCTATGAGGGCCTTCATTCCACTGATAGGAGCATGATTGATGTTGCTGGTGGAGGAGCTTTAGTGGATAAAACTCCCGAGGCCGTGAGAAACTTGATTGTAAATATGGTTGCCAATTCTCAACAATTTGGCACTAGGCTTGATCTTCCATCTAAGCATGTTAATGAGGTAAATATTTCCTCCTTTGAACAACAAATTGCAAGTCTAACTTCTCTTATTCGTCAAATGGCTGTAGGTAATATGCAAACGGCAAAGGTTTGTGGGATTTATTCGGTAGTAGGGCATCCAACTGATATGTGCCCAACTCTACAAGAGAAGCCCATTGAGCAAGTGAATGCGGCGGGTGGTTTTCCTAGACAACTGCAAAGGAAGTATGATCCCTATTCGAACACGTATAACCCGGGATGGAGGGATTACCCCAATCTTAGCTATGGGAATCCACAATTAAATCAGCCCGCGACTCAAAACCGCCCAAGTTACCAGCAATATAAGCAACCATACCCTGCTAGACAACAACCAGGCCAAACTTCTAATTCTGGTATGTCTTTAGAAGATATTGTTAAGTCTCTTGCCACTAACAATTTGCAATTTCAGCAGGAGAGGAGGGCCAGTATTCAAAGTTTGGACAATCAGATGGGCCAGATGGCAACTGCAATTAGTCAGCTAGAGGCGCAAGGTTCGGGGAAATTACCCTCTCAAACGATAGTAAATCCAAGAGAAAATGCAAGTGCAATCATTTTGAGAAGTGGTAAAGAGGTTGAGATTCCAGTAAAGGAAGCGCCCGCATCGTCGaagcaagaaaaagagaaaaacgtCGTTGCAGATGGGAATGTTCCCAATGACGATGACATACCTAAGTGTAAGTTTCCACCTCTTTCTAATTATAAACCAGTACCTCCTTTTCCTCAAGCTTTAGTAGAATCTAAAAAAGATGAGCAAAATAAAGAGTTATATAAGACTTTTCGTAGATGCGAG AGGAGACAGAAACTTAAAGGATGTGAGAAGGTGAGAGTAGGGGAGAATGTTTATGCAGTTATTCAAAGAAAACTACCTGCAAAGTGCAAAGATCCAG TTGAGGATGTTCTTGTGCAAATTAATGATTTGATTTTTGCTGCTGATTTCTATGTGTTTGATATGGAAAATAGTGATCACACTGCTCCTATTTTGTTAGGAATACCATTCTTAAAGACATCCAAGACCAAGATAGATGTTCATAGTGGCACACTCACCATGGAATTTGATGGTGAAattattaagtttaatatttatgatgccatgaaatatcttggagaTGATAATTCTGTTTATTCTATTGATGTGATTAATTCTTTAGCACAGgaagtttttgaacttgatggAAAAGATGGATTGGAAGTTGCCATTAGTAAGCATCTtgagaaagagaatgatgagTTAGCCTTGAGTACTGATTTGCAGGAAATTGTTgtagtggtgaatgattttccAAAGTTACAGCAGTCAGGTAACATTCCTTATATTGCGTTACCAATTTCTAACGAGAGGCCTTTACCCTCTGTTTTACAGGCCCCCATTCCAGATTTGAAGCCTCTTCCCAGTTACCTCAAGTATGTGTTCCTTGGAGACGGAGGAACGTTACCAGTGATCATCTCCAGTAAACTTAGTGCACCGCAAGAAGAAAAGCTTATGCAAATCCTTAAGGAGCATAAGACGGCTATTGGTTGGACAATTGCGGATATTAAAGGAATTAGCCCatctacatgcatgcatt gttattttcaaattccaattgctCCAGAGGATCAAGAAAAGATGACTTTTGCATGCCCATTCGGAACTTTTGCATATCGTCGCATGCCCTTTGGCCTTTGCAACGCTCCAGCCACTTTCCAGAGGTGTATGGTTAGCATATTTTCAGATTATATTGAGCATATTATAGAAGTCTTTATGGATGATTTCACAGTTTATGGAGACTCCTTTGATAATT GCTTTTACCGAAGATTCATCAAGGACTTCTCCAAAATAGCATTACCCCTGTGCAAGTTGCTACAAAAGGATGTGACTTTTGAGCTCGATGAGGCGTGTAAAAATGCGTTTGATAAGCTGAAGAAACTGTTGACTTCTACCCTAGTTATCCAGCCCCATGACTGGAACATTCCTTTTGAGATAATGTGCGACGCAAATGATTATGCAGTAGACGCTGTTTTGGGTCAAAGGATTGGAAAAGCATCTCATGCCATTTATTATGCTTCAAGAACTTTGAATGATGCCCAGAGAAATTACtctactactgaaaaagaacTTTTAGCTGTTGTTTTTGCTTTAGAAAAGTTTTGA